The Pyrococcus horikoshii OT3 genome includes a window with the following:
- a CDS encoding VIT1/CCC1 transporter family protein, with product MSSAIKIAEEFYNDEYSDSVLYAELAKYEKNKEIKEEFLRLSRMEAKHAKFWHDFLVRRGVKPKKPRIKKLTFFTVKLLRKLFGPAMVVSMLEMGENSAIQKYFKFFGEFSDEITEEEFEGLRGIIIDELEHEKFFSESKKLFHVENIRDFVLGMNDGLVEILGAVTGLSAVYPNSPRLVGISGLIVGVAGALSMGIGALISVRSQRQVSEAIRERTKILFKVSPEKAKEELYEKLVEGGLPEEIAREVSEKLLEKEEAIIKLLVPEEEENEFRAALYTGIAYLFGVAFPVTPYFFASTSLRALPISVTLAGLALAIVATSISLISGISIRKKVIEMVTTGLGAAFLSYIFGHIMESLFNVSAL from the coding sequence ATGAGTAGTGCAATAAAGATAGCCGAGGAATTTTACAATGATGAGTACTCTGACTCAGTCCTTTATGCTGAGCTTGCTAAATATGAAAAAAATAAGGAGATTAAAGAAGAGTTTTTGAGATTGTCTAGAATGGAAGCTAAACATGCCAAATTCTGGCACGATTTCCTGGTGAGGAGAGGTGTAAAGCCGAAAAAGCCAAGGATCAAAAAATTAACGTTTTTTACTGTAAAACTATTGCGCAAACTCTTTGGACCTGCAATGGTCGTTTCAATGCTTGAAATGGGAGAAAATAGTGCAATTCAGAAGTACTTTAAATTCTTTGGAGAGTTCTCGGACGAGATAACTGAAGAGGAATTTGAAGGGCTCAGAGGTATAATAATCGATGAGCTTGAGCATGAAAAGTTCTTTTCTGAGAGCAAAAAGTTATTCCACGTGGAAAATATCAGGGACTTCGTCCTAGGGATGAACGATGGTCTCGTTGAAATTCTGGGTGCAGTTACAGGTCTGTCAGCGGTTTACCCTAACTCTCCAAGGCTCGTGGGAATTAGCGGCCTAATCGTGGGAGTCGCAGGCGCTCTATCCATGGGAATTGGGGCTTTGATTTCAGTTAGGAGTCAGAGGCAAGTTAGTGAAGCGATTAGAGAGAGAACGAAGATATTGTTTAAAGTTTCCCCCGAGAAAGCTAAGGAGGAGCTGTATGAGAAATTGGTTGAGGGAGGTCTTCCCGAGGAGATAGCAAGGGAAGTTAGTGAAAAACTCCTGGAAAAAGAGGAAGCCATAATAAAGTTACTAGTCCCCGAGGAAGAAGAAAACGAGTTTAGGGCCGCCCTTTATACGGGTATTGCATATCTTTTTGGAGTTGCATTTCCAGTAACTCCTTATTTCTTTGCATCAACGTCTCTTAGGGCTTTACCTATATCGGTAACCTTAGCGGGATTGGCCCTTGCGATAGTCGCTACTTCGATCTCTTTAATCTCAGGAATTTCTATTAGGAAGAAGGTCATCGAAATGGTTACTACCGGGCTGGGGGCGGCATTTTTAAGCTATATATTTGGACATATCATGGAATCACTGTTCAACGTGTCAGCATTATGA
- a CDS encoding formate--phosphoribosylaminoimidazolecarboxamide ligase family protein, translating to MIDREEILSILEKYDKDKITIGVIGSHSALDIADGAKEEGFPVLVVAQRGRHRTYAKYFKLRKTKDNLTKGFIDEVIILDKFAQIIEIQEELIKRNVIFIPNRSFVVYTGIDKVENEFKVPMFGTRSLLRTEERREEKSYYWLLEKAGLPYPEEVKPEEIDDVGLVMVKLPHAKKRLERGFFTAASYKEFKEKSERLIRLGVITREDLDKARIERYIIGPVFNFDFFYSPIDEEIELLGVDWRFETSLDGHVRLPAAQQLTLPEHQFEPEYTVCGHASATLRESLLEKVFDMAEKYVEATKKYYPPGIIGPFTLQTVVDKDLNFYIFDVAPRTGGGTNIHMSMGHPYGNSLWRSPMSTGRRIALEIKRGIELDELEKLVT from the coding sequence ATGATTGATAGGGAAGAGATACTTTCCATATTGGAGAAGTACGACAAGGATAAGATTACAATCGGTGTAATTGGGAGTCACTCAGCTTTGGATATAGCGGATGGAGCTAAGGAAGAGGGATTTCCCGTTTTAGTCGTGGCTCAAAGGGGGAGGCATAGGACTTACGCTAAATACTTCAAGCTAAGGAAAACCAAAGATAACCTCACAAAAGGTTTCATAGATGAAGTTATTATCCTGGATAAATTCGCCCAAATAATAGAGATCCAGGAGGAACTAATAAAGAGGAACGTTATCTTCATTCCGAACAGATCTTTTGTTGTTTATACGGGAATAGATAAGGTCGAAAATGAGTTCAAAGTTCCGATGTTTGGCACTAGATCTCTGCTAAGAACCGAGGAGAGGAGGGAAGAAAAGAGTTACTACTGGCTACTTGAGAAAGCAGGACTTCCTTATCCAGAGGAAGTTAAACCGGAGGAGATAGATGATGTTGGCCTAGTTATGGTGAAGCTTCCTCATGCAAAGAAGAGGCTCGAGAGAGGATTCTTCACCGCTGCAAGCTACAAAGAATTTAAGGAGAAATCCGAGAGGTTAATAAGACTTGGTGTTATAACGAGGGAAGACCTTGATAAGGCTAGGATAGAGCGCTACATAATCGGGCCAGTCTTCAACTTTGACTTCTTCTATTCGCCAATAGATGAGGAGATTGAACTCTTAGGGGTTGATTGGCGCTTTGAAACGAGCTTGGATGGACACGTTAGACTTCCAGCTGCCCAACAACTAACGTTGCCTGAGCATCAATTCGAGCCTGAATATACCGTATGCGGCCATGCATCCGCAACGTTAAGAGAGAGCCTTCTTGAAAAGGTCTTCGACATGGCCGAGAAATACGTAGAGGCTACTAAGAAGTACTATCCCCCGGGGATTATAGGGCCATTCACCCTTCAAACGGTAGTTGACAAGGATTTGAACTTTTACATTTTCGACGTAGCCCCAAGGACGGGGGGAGGAACTAATATTCACATGTCGATGGGTCACCCCTACGGGAATTCACTGTGGAGGAGTCCGATGAGCACTGGGAGGAGGATCGCTTTAGAGATCAAGAGGGGCATTGAGCTGGATGAGCTTGAAAAGCTTGTAACCTAA